The following nucleotide sequence is from Flavimarina sp. Hel_I_48.
CTTCTATTAGGCTTTGTTGTTTTAGTAAGTCTGTTTTCCGGAAGCTATCCTGCATTTGTACTTTCCTCTTTTAAGCCTCTTATGGCACTTAGGAGCAAGTTTTCTGGCGGTGGAAAGCGAAACAGTTTGAGAAGCGGAATGGTGATTTTTCAATTTGTCATATCTGCCTCACTTATTCTGGCTACCCTGGTCGTTTATAAGCAAATGCAGTTTATTCAGCATAAAAAACTCGGTTATCAGAAAGATCAGGTAATTATCCTGCGGAACGCCTATAAATTGGGAAGTACACAGGTAAAATCATACAAAGCAGAGCTTCTCAAAAACCCAAATATAGCCAGCGTCAGCCAGTCGGCTTTTGTCCCTGCGGGAGAAACAGACAACAATACGCGGGGTATATTTAAAAACGGTAACTATTTACGTAAATTTTTCTTTTACGACGTAGATGAAGCCTATATTCCTACACTGGGGCTGGAACTTTCGCAAGGTCGAAATTTTTCCACGGAATTTAAAAACGAGGCCAATAAAGCCATTCTTAATGAAAAAGCTGTCGAAATCCTGGGCCTGGGAAAAAATCCCATTGGTAAAGAATTTGAACGCGCAGAAGATCCTCAAAACGAAAAGTTTACCGTTATAGGCGTGATCAAAGATTTTCATTTCAAATCACTGCACTACGAGATAGAGCCGCTTGTCTTGACATACAATCCCTACGGCGGCTTAATCTTAAAAACCAGAAATGCAGACATAGCTTCTATTCTTGCCTTTGCCAAAGAAAAATGGGGCAACTTTAGCACAGAGGATCCATTTACCTATGCCTTTCTGGATGAATCTTTTCAGCAGACCTACAGCAAAGAGCAAAAAATGGGCATAATTCTTAGTATTTTCACTCTTTTGACCATTTTTGTGGCCTGTTTGGGATTGTTCGGGTTGATCACTTTTGCGACAGAACAGCGTTTTAAGGAGATCGGGATTCGTAAAGTTCTAGGCGCTAATGTGGCTGAGATTGTGGGCATGCTGGCAAAAGATTTTATAAAACCGGTCAGCATAGGCCTGTTGATCGCTTTTCCCGTAGGGTTTTACCTGATGAACCGCTGGCTGCAGGATTTTGCGTATCGCATAAGCATAGGATGGGGCATTTTTGCGCTTACCGCTTTGCTTACCATTACCATTGCCATGCTCACAATAAGCCTAAAAAGTATGAAAGCGGCTTTACAAAACCCGGTAAAAGCGCTAAAAACGGACTAAAAACAGCGGTATTTCAAACAATTATTCAATTTTCTAATCAAAAAAAACACATGTTACTACAACTCAATCATATTTATAAATGGGTCAAAAATGGTGGCCGACGTATATTTTTATTAAACGATATAAACCTGAATATTGAAGAAGGGGAATTTATATCTATCATGGGACCTTCTGGATCAGGAAAATCCACGTTACTAAACGCCATTGGCATGCTTGACGATTTTCAGGAAGGGGAATATCTTTTTATGGATGAGCCTATCCACACGATGAAAGAGAAGCAAAGGGCAAAATTGTATAAAGAATACATAGGTTTTGTCTTTCAGCAATATCACCTTATTGATGAACTTACCGTTTATGAGAATATTGAAACCCCATTGTTGTACAAAAATGTAAAGTCCGCAGAGCGGAAAGCGATGGTAGGCGACATGCTGGATCGCTTCAATATTGTGGGCAAAAAAGATCTCTTCCCGGCGCAGCTGAGCGGCGGTCAGCAGCAACTTGTGGGCGTGGCACGGGCACTGATCTCAAAACCAAAACTTATTTTGGCAGACGAGCCTACCGGAAACCTTAATTCTAAACAAAGTGATGAGATCATGCAGCTCTTTAAGCAATTAAATGAGGAAGACGGGGTGACCATAATCCAGGCCACACATAGCGAGGATAACGCCGCCTATGGTTCAAGAACAATACATTTGCTAGATGGAAGCTGGATACGGGATCAACAACCATCCCAATAACATGCAGTACATGTTGACAGCATATAATGGGATGTGTTAAGACTTGTCTTAATAAACCCAGCAACCATCCCAGGGTTCATCACCTAACGGAATGTTAAAATCCTGTCCATTATAGGTATTTCCGCTTGCGGAACCCGTTACCCTTTTAAAGCGGTACGCCCAGCATTTGCTTTTATGTTCTACTTTATTATTTTCAACGATGAGGTTTTCCATTTTTGAAAATACGAGATGGCCGTTGATCAATGTGTTGTCCCTTACTTCCAGATCTGCCCCTTTATACATATAAAAACCACAATTATTACATGTGTTTTCATAAATGTAGGTCGTTGCTGGGTTGGTTTTAAGGGAATTATTGGAATACATGATAATACCATTCCAGTTGTTGACAGACATGGTTCGCATGGTTATCTCGTTACCACGAACGGTCATATCCGCATTTTTTCGGTACACTATTGGTCCGTCAATATACTCGCTATCATCTCCCTGTTCCAGAATGTTTCCATCAATAAGGACATTGGTTCCGTCAACATTTACAATATCCCCACCGCGGTTGTCGTGAAAATAATTGGATACGATGCGCACATCATCACTTTTGTAAATTCGGCTTTCTATATCAATACCAAACTGAGGGGAAGTGCCAGAGGTATGGTGAATCTCATTATTTTGAATAAGCACATCTTCTCCGCCCACAATTGAAATGCCCTGACGGCGGTTCTGTACGAACTCGTTGTTTTTGATATTAATATGCTTTACGGAACTACCAGGCCCCTTCTGCCCTACCAGTAAAATACCGTCGCCATTTGCCTTTGTCAATTTCACATTTTCAACGGTAACATAGGCGCTCTCATTCTGAATACAAACCAGATGACCCTCATCATGTGAAGTATAGCCATCTTTAGGCCTCGGCGTATACGTATGATCATCACGATCGCCAATAATGGTACCTCCAGAAATGACCACGCGCTCCTTAGCGGTAACCTCCAAGACGCAATAGTTCCATTTATCGTTTGGCACCATTTCTATGATTGCATCCTTGTCCAGCATAAATGCCATATTGCTGCGCAGGGCAATGCCCGCCTGATAAATATCGTTCCCATACCTACCCACAAGAAAGTGTCCCGCAGGTAATTTAATGATACCATAACCCTCATCTACCGCCCAGTCAATAGCTTTCTGAAGGTTTTCAGTTGTCTTATCTGCATCTGTACGGTTGCTGGGAATATCCCAACGCTCTACATCGATAAGGTATTCTTTTTTTGAAATTTGAGGATAAGGAAGTTCCTTCACGGGATCCCGTGTACCGGTAATTTCCTGCGGTGGGGAATTCGTTTCCACTTCCATAAATTCGTTTTCTATCGCATCGCTGGAACACGAAAATAAAAGGAAAACACTAAAAACGATTAGAGAGCATCGTAAGAATATGTTTTGAAAAAAACGTTGCATAAAAAGACTTTTAAAAGGTTATGATCTGGGGTGATCTGTGCGAACTATTAAATACCGACTAAATTAGTTTATCATAATTTTATTATAAAATATCGTTCAAATATAACTATAAAACGTTTAAAAGCATAATTAATGCCAACAAAATCAAAAGAAATGTATTGTAGGTTATTTAATTGTATAACAAGGTTTTAAAATATTCCTTAATTGAAATGTGCCGAATCAGAATTTATGATGAGATAAAATCCAACTGCAAGAGGTTCAATCTGAGTAATGGTCACATTTGAAAAGAAAATTGCCAAAAGTTCAACAATTGATTTTTATAAGATATTATCATAAAATTGATATCCTAGAAAATTCAAAACCCCTATATTTGCCGACCAATTCGGAAAAAATCGGTTTTTTGACTTAAAATTGACTTTGCAAGCCTATTAATGCCCGGGTGCTGAAATTGGTAGACAGGCACGGTTGAGGGCCGTGTGTACTACGTACGTGTGGGTTCAAGTCCCATCCCGGGTACTTTTTCAAACCTGATAATCGATAGATTATCAGGTTTTTTTGTTTTATCTACGAAATTAATTTAATCCGAAAAT
It contains:
- a CDS encoding ABC transporter permease; translated protein: MIKYHLKIAWRNLLRNQSLFFLNCSGLALGMASCILITLYVWDELSYDRFYDNADRIARVVLRGNVNGEELKEAMVAAPVAKTFKEDFPQVESSTRLSTLYNPKISYNNTTYEHVEAAYVDPNFFDIFSLKVLKGDAKTLLLNPNSIVLTASEAKKYFGDEDPLGKRLHVQDIEEALVVTAIIQDIPHNSHFQFHVFIPMQHNSLSITNSWVTSGFATYLLLKPNTSLSGIDKQIPGLLEKYMGDQVQKAIGIPYEEFQKNSRIGLFLQPLTDIHLYSDFASSTELSPAGDIKYVYIFSAIALFMLLIACINFINLATATATKRSREVGIRKVLGSAKKQLVGQFLTESFITCTFAALLAVGLIAVLLPSFNTLTGKELLLMDFFSTQNILLLLGFVVLVSLFSGSYPAFVLSSFKPLMALRSKFSGGGKRNSLRSGMVIFQFVISASLILATLVVYKQMQFIQHKKLGYQKDQVIILRNAYKLGSTQVKSYKAELLKNPNIASVSQSAFVPAGETDNNTRGIFKNGNYLRKFFFYDVDEAYIPTLGLELSQGRNFSTEFKNEANKAILNEKAVEILGLGKNPIGKEFERAEDPQNEKFTVIGVIKDFHFKSLHYEIEPLVLTYNPYGGLILKTRNADIASILAFAKEKWGNFSTEDPFTYAFLDESFQQTYSKEQKMGIILSIFTLLTIFVACLGLFGLITFATEQRFKEIGIRKVLGANVAEIVGMLAKDFIKPVSIGLLIAFPVGFYLMNRWLQDFAYRISIGWGIFALTALLTITIAMLTISLKSMKAALQNPVKALKTD
- a CDS encoding ABC transporter ATP-binding protein — protein: MLLQLNHIYKWVKNGGRRIFLLNDINLNIEEGEFISIMGPSGSGKSTLLNAIGMLDDFQEGEYLFMDEPIHTMKEKQRAKLYKEYIGFVFQQYHLIDELTVYENIETPLLYKNVKSAERKAMVGDMLDRFNIVGKKDLFPAQLSGGQQQLVGVARALISKPKLILADEPTGNLNSKQSDEIMQLFKQLNEEDGVTIIQATHSEDNAAYGSRTIHLLDGSWIRDQQPSQ
- a CDS encoding right-handed parallel beta-helix repeat-containing protein; protein product: MQRFFQNIFLRCSLIVFSVFLLFSCSSDAIENEFMEVETNSPPQEITGTRDPVKELPYPQISKKEYLIDVERWDIPSNRTDADKTTENLQKAIDWAVDEGYGIIKLPAGHFLVGRYGNDIYQAGIALRSNMAFMLDKDAIIEMVPNDKWNYCVLEVTAKERVVISGGTIIGDRDDHTYTPRPKDGYTSHDEGHLVCIQNESAYVTVENVKLTKANGDGILLVGQKGPGSSVKHINIKNNEFVQNRRQGISIVGGEDVLIQNNEIHHTSGTSPQFGIDIESRIYKSDDVRIVSNYFHDNRGGDIVNVDGTNVLIDGNILEQGDDSEYIDGPIVYRKNADMTVRGNEITMRTMSVNNWNGIIMYSNNSLKTNPATTYIYENTCNNCGFYMYKGADLEVRDNTLINGHLVFSKMENLIVENNKVEHKSKCWAYRFKRVTGSASGNTYNGQDFNIPLGDEPWDGCWVY